Proteins encoded within one genomic window of Macrobrachium nipponense isolate FS-2020 chromosome 8, ASM1510439v2, whole genome shotgun sequence:
- the LOC135222931 gene encoding deformed epidermal autoregulatory factor 1 homolog isoform X2, translating into MKVPVSIQIEEIPIRTKEVANSSCTSSISSSSVTTSMTSSSSIEEGKIISPFQIEQDWREAAQEPSLTVRCKKTTGELVKSRFGSGSRGKCILLGKEWFTPTEFEAHCGRSASKDWKRSIRFQGQSLLTLIDEGFLQVHATSCSCSICLDDDDAAGTVRLHRPFKRKRRDKIFLSTDLTGKVLKRTVSEEPGSTTPTVTLPVSELGDLTVVPGLVLSSGTSPAQGNAIAAGAVSTPQSTAVSSANCSSPGTLANLPLDKAWERMNEVLIGLERSVSAARTLLEELKERTQQDAYDVRQKLLSEKEDAVTQAKLEAQFSSMAKSSEGFLVQVRDEDTGQSLQPIMLDSLISNMPSLTPAPAINGVRKKCVNCNRESELECSGCHNKAYCSDFCQRRDWINHQSECTRSSPPPEDPLNNVAQVPGYIFMLSD; encoded by the exons ATGAAAGTTCCTGTCAGTATTCAGATAGAAGAAATTCCTATTCGGACCAAAGAA GTAGCTAATTCGTCATGTACGTCTAGCATCAGCAGTAGTTCGGTGACAACTTCCATGACTTCATCATCGTCAATAGAAGAAGGCAAAATCATTTCTCCTTTCCAAATAGAACAGGACTGGAGAGAAGCTGCTCAAGAACCATCGCTCACAGTCAGGTGTAAG AAAACTACAGGTGAACTTGTCAAAAGCAGATTTGGTTCTGGGTCGCGGGGGAAATGCATCCTGCTGGGGAAGGAATGGTTCACTCCAACTGAGTTCGAAGCTCATTGTGGCAGGTCAGCTAGCAAGGACTGGAAACGAAGTATAAG GTTTCAAGGACAGAGCCTTCTAACCCTGATTGATGAGGGGTTTCTTCAGGTTCATGCAACATCTTGTTCCTGTAGTATAtgtcttgatgatgatgatgct GCTGGTACAGTACGATTACATCGACCATTCAAGCGCAAGAGACGAGACAAGATTTTTCTTAGCACTGACTTGACAGGAAAAGTTCTTAAGCGCACGGTGTCAGAGGAGCCAGGATCAACAACACCCACAG taaCACTCCCAGTGTCAGAATTAGGGGATCTGACAGTAGTTCCTGGTTTAGTGCTCAGCAGTGGAACATCCCCAGCGCAAGGCAATGCCATAGCAGCAGGTGCAGTTTCTACACCTCAGTCTACAGCTGTTTCATCTGCTAATTGCAGTTCTCCAGGCACTCTTGCCAACCTTCCTTTAGATAAGGCATGGGAACGCATGAATGAG GTACTGATTGGATTGGAAAGAAGCGTCTCTGCTGCAAGAACTTTACTAGAAGAGCTTAAAGAGAGAACCCAGCAAGATGCCTATGATGTAAGACAAAAATTGCTCAGTGAGAAGGAAGATGCAGTCACTCAAGCCAAGCTTGAAGCTCAGTTCTCCAGTATGGCTAA gtcttcagaAGGATTTTTGGTTCAAGTAAGGGATGAGGATACTGGCCAGTCCCTCCAACCCATCATGTTAGACTCATTAATTTCTAACATGCCATCTCTAACTCCAGCACCTGCCATCAACGGCGTGCGTAAAAAG TGTGTCAACTGTAACCGTGAAAGTGAACTGGAGTGCTCAGGTTGCCACAACAAAGCCTACTGTAGTGATTTCTGCCAGAGACGTGATTGGATCAACCACCAGAGTGAATGTACTAGGTCTAGTCCTCCTCCAGAAGATCCACTTAATAACGTAGCTCAAGTTCCTGGATACATATTTATGCTTTCAGATTAA
- the LOC135222931 gene encoding deformed epidermal autoregulatory factor 1 homolog isoform X1: MKVPVSIQIEEIPIRTKEVANSSCTSSISSSSVTTSMTSSSSIEEGKIISPFQIEQDWREAAQEPSLTVRCKKTTGELVKSRFGSGSRGKCILLGKEWFTPTEFEAHCGRSASKDWKRSIRFQGQSLLTLIDEGFLQVHATSCSCSICLDDDDAAGTVRLHRPFKRKRRDKIFLSTDLTGKVLKRTVSEEPGSTTPTVTLPVSELGDLTVVPGLVLSSGTSPAQGNAIAAGAVSTPQSTAVSSANCSSPGTLANLPLDKAWERMNEVLIGLERSVSAARTLLEELKERTQQDAYDVRQKLLSEKEDAVTQAKLEAQFSSMAKSSEGFLVQVRDEDTGQSLQPIMLDSLISNMPSLTPAPAINGVRKKQCVNCNRESELECSGCHNKAYCSDFCQRRDWINHQSECTRSSPPPEDPLNNVAQVPGYIFMLSD; encoded by the exons ATGAAAGTTCCTGTCAGTATTCAGATAGAAGAAATTCCTATTCGGACCAAAGAA GTAGCTAATTCGTCATGTACGTCTAGCATCAGCAGTAGTTCGGTGACAACTTCCATGACTTCATCATCGTCAATAGAAGAAGGCAAAATCATTTCTCCTTTCCAAATAGAACAGGACTGGAGAGAAGCTGCTCAAGAACCATCGCTCACAGTCAGGTGTAAG AAAACTACAGGTGAACTTGTCAAAAGCAGATTTGGTTCTGGGTCGCGGGGGAAATGCATCCTGCTGGGGAAGGAATGGTTCACTCCAACTGAGTTCGAAGCTCATTGTGGCAGGTCAGCTAGCAAGGACTGGAAACGAAGTATAAG GTTTCAAGGACAGAGCCTTCTAACCCTGATTGATGAGGGGTTTCTTCAGGTTCATGCAACATCTTGTTCCTGTAGTATAtgtcttgatgatgatgatgct GCTGGTACAGTACGATTACATCGACCATTCAAGCGCAAGAGACGAGACAAGATTTTTCTTAGCACTGACTTGACAGGAAAAGTTCTTAAGCGCACGGTGTCAGAGGAGCCAGGATCAACAACACCCACAG taaCACTCCCAGTGTCAGAATTAGGGGATCTGACAGTAGTTCCTGGTTTAGTGCTCAGCAGTGGAACATCCCCAGCGCAAGGCAATGCCATAGCAGCAGGTGCAGTTTCTACACCTCAGTCTACAGCTGTTTCATCTGCTAATTGCAGTTCTCCAGGCACTCTTGCCAACCTTCCTTTAGATAAGGCATGGGAACGCATGAATGAG GTACTGATTGGATTGGAAAGAAGCGTCTCTGCTGCAAGAACTTTACTAGAAGAGCTTAAAGAGAGAACCCAGCAAGATGCCTATGATGTAAGACAAAAATTGCTCAGTGAGAAGGAAGATGCAGTCACTCAAGCCAAGCTTGAAGCTCAGTTCTCCAGTATGGCTAA gtcttcagaAGGATTTTTGGTTCAAGTAAGGGATGAGGATACTGGCCAGTCCCTCCAACCCATCATGTTAGACTCATTAATTTCTAACATGCCATCTCTAACTCCAGCACCTGCCATCAACGGCGTGCGTAAAAAG CAGTGTGTCAACTGTAACCGTGAAAGTGAACTGGAGTGCTCAGGTTGCCACAACAAAGCCTACTGTAGTGATTTCTGCCAGAGACGTGATTGGATCAACCACCAGAGTGAATGTACTAGGTCTAGTCCTCCTCCAGAAGATCCACTTAATAACGTAGCTCAAGTTCCTGGATACATATTTATGCTTTCAGATTAA